The following proteins come from a genomic window of Triticum aestivum cultivar Chinese Spring chromosome 6A, IWGSC CS RefSeq v2.1, whole genome shotgun sequence:
- the LOC123127749 gene encoding very-long-chain aldehyde decarbonylase GL1-4: MATRPGPLTEWPWQRTGNFKYLVMAPVVVHGAYRVMTKGWGDIDLAYSLILPSLALRMIHNQIWISLSRYQTARSKHRIVDRGIEFEQVDRERGWDDQIVFNGLLFYAGYLAMPSVRRFPLWRTDGAVATALLHAGPVEFLYYWFHRALHHHFLYSRYHSHHHASIVTEPITSVIHPFGEHIVYFTLFAIPMLSTVYMGNGSALVFVLYIVYIDFMNNMGHCNFELVPKWMFQVFPPLKYLMYTPSFHSLHHTQFRTNYSLFMPFYDYIYSTMDKASDELYENSLKGTEETPDLVHLTHMTNLQSAYHLRVGFASIASKPSDNSEWYMWTLWPLAWLSMVVAWIYGSSAFVVERIKLKKMKMQTWVVPRYNFQYGVTWDRESINDLIEKAILDADVRGVKVLSLGLLNQAKQLNGNGELFRQKYPKLGVRIVDGSGLATGVVLKSIPSDAKQVFLHTGTSKVARAIAMALCGRGIQVIMNRKKEYDMLKSQMPEDGASYLKCSSNDITKIWLVERIDDKEQRMAPKGTVFIPISQFPLKKVRKDCTYLSTPAMKIPDTMQNIHSCENWLPRRVMSAWHIAGILHVLEGWSVHECGDDMMDSEKAWSVAIRHGFVPLTKA, encoded by the exons ATGGCGACCAGGCCGGGGCCTTTGACTGAATGGCCATGGCAGAGGACGGGCAACTTCAAG TACCTGGTGATGGCGCCGGTGGTCGTCCACGGCGCGTACCGGGTGATGACCAAGGGGTGGGGCGACATCGACCTGGCCTACTCGCTGATCCTGCCGTCGCTGGCGCTGCGGATGATCCACAACCAGATCTGGATCAGCCTGTCCCGCTACCAGACCGCGCGCAGCAAGCACCGCATCGTGGACCGCGGCATCGAGTTCGAGCAGGTGGACCGCGAGCGCGGGTGGGACGACCAGATCGTCTTCAACGGGCTGCTCTTCTACGCCGGGTACCTGGCGATGCCGAGCGTGCGGAGGTTCCCGCTGTGGCGGACGGACGGGGCGGTGGCGACGGCGCTGCTGCACGCGGGGCCCGTGGAGTTCCTCTACTACTGGTTCCACCGCGCGCTGCACCACCACTTCCTCTACTCGCGCTACCACTCCCACCACCACGCCTCCATCGTCACCGAGCCCATCACCT CGGTCATCCATCCTTTTGGCGAACACATCGTCTATTTCACGCTCTTTGCAATCCCGATGTTGTCCACAGTTTATATGGGAAATGGCTCCGCCCTCGTGTTTGTGCTGTATATCGTTTACATTGACTTCATGAACAACATGGGGCACTGCAACTTTGAGTTGGTGCCAAAGTGGATGTTCCAAGTCTTTCCTCCTCTCAAGTACCTCATGTACACCCCATC GTTTCATTCCCTTCACCACACGCAGTTCCGCACAAACTATTCACTCTTCATGCCATTTTACGATTATATATACAGCACTATGGACAAGGCATCTGACGAGCTGTATGAAAACTCACTGAAAGGGACAGAGGAGACACCTGACCTTGTTCATCTCACACATATGACCAACTTGCAGTCGGCTTATCATCTAAGGGTTGGATTCGCCTCCATAGCATCCAAACCATCTGATAACTCCGAGTGGTATATGTGGACGCTATGGCCCTTGGCATGGCTGTCAATGGTGGTAGCATGGATTTATGGGTCATCTGCATTCGTGGTCGAGAGAATCaaactgaagaagatgaagatgcaaACATGGGTCGTACCGAGATACAACTTCCAA TATGGTGTGACATGGGATAGAGAATCGATCAATGACTTAATTGAAAAGGCGATATTGGATGCTGATGTAAGAGGGGTTAAGGTGCTCAGTCTAGGGCTACTAAATCAG GCAAAACAGCTCAATGGGAATGGTGAACTATTTAGACAAAAATACCCAAAATTAGGAGTTCGAATTGTTGATGGAAGTGGCTTAGCAACTGGAGTTGTCCTAAAAAGCATCCCTTCAGATGCAAAGCAAGTTTTTCTTCATACAGGGACTTCTAAGGTAGCCCGTGCCATTGCTATGGCATTATGTGGCAGGGGCATCCAG GTGATCATGAATCGTAAGAAAGAGTATGACATGCTCAAGTCACAGATGCCAGAGGACGGAGCAAGCTACTTGAAGTGCTCCAGCAATGACATAACCAAG ATTTGGCTAGTAGAGAGGATCGACGACAAAGAACAGAGGATGGCACCAAAAGGAACAGTGTTCATTCCAATATCGCAGTTCCCCCTTAAGAAAGTCCGCAAGGACTGCACTTACTTGAGCACTCCAGCGATGAAGATCCCGGACACTATGCAGAACATCCACTCCTGTGAG AACTGGTTGCCGAGAAGGGTGATGAGCGCGTGGCATATCGCCGGAATACTTCACGTCCTGGAAGGGTGGAGCGTGCACGAGTGCGGTGACGACATGATGGATTCTGAGAAGGCATGGTCGGTTGCCATCAGGCACGGCTTCGTCCCTCTCACCAAAGCTTGA